In Symmachiella dynata, the following are encoded in one genomic region:
- a CDS encoding tetratricopeptide repeat protein, translating into MKTQILGIESTSHQTRHGRVNGRLVLILAVALLVSGTVIHLVHGVMVDRNASDLYDRAVRLLDEAKADETAAQSAEGEKLEKLEKQAAQKRRDAIRYLGQYLQLETEDHEAWLLYAKSSDEFQTAPGSRRKVHERINAALRKLESAIEAGTATDEVAEQYQALRRRSIKVAMNVGALTRETSLIKIAAKDIEELNDELKNDENSENDNDAELKLWAGICAAQLQEWKQAASAFDEAIALDPSMVEAYKNLILVIRDHPREVPYQGYDPSGRTGVTVDEVIARLGEKMVANGKPAYQAFFTRAVLEQESSETADNDALRDADLEKARNDIEDSVKQLESLIAQPEQSIDETIDSPEKEIEPFLVASRIYSTSARYANEHGDRETAKKYREKAHQFATTVLERQPSNLTSYLLLSKNQQSLQFSKPLAERDLTAPIQYLKDGLAQIPEGLRFPTNEELRLRLELAEQMILAKYWEEGPDSAGKNQELEDAFTSLKERNAPGSHVDFLQALQLYEQQDWGKAIPALVEAREELLDNNLLSLRINMMLATAYGQTGNLQLQLRALERAKELNPLMIAVRVQLANALARAGRADEAIEDLNLTSMSVDGVASQLARLYIHQMQNRPVQSRKWDAVRKQMTRILDLLDKTGRKFSPDWTTVKTAYVHTYKNNVSELSDTKPEQAKLALNEAETLLREAIEQQPEEPTYWSELASVQFLRGSLDKDEEKKRSTQAEALKILDEADAIFGPTPVLLATRANAIALLHADDEDKAEALKQINALGDDLGDMSDEEKIQLWRGLGMANLSLGSIENTRNYWQKIVDTKPFNLEFQQFLLQLVLTESKFLLSNVQPDLPADKLAELRTQYEGLLKDAKHIAAEIRKIEGAGGPNGDFAEANAMLLEIEFQQRQLTNQQMTVTDEKLIAQLQRVRKLLLAAKSKQPRDTEILAVLGRVELALGNEQAAIDNFLIAVDLGEYNSLVLDQLIPLLSKYNRNDEIRRIVNRVQIRKPEVLTPGNGSGSGNRLGAYGAQAFMQLGDYADAIDLLKKISPDQENNANYHLRIGQINLMEARSKKRVDKDTEIEPHFRKAVEIAPQDPKARLALIAYLLEANRREDAVLEVEKAKTNLGSEDNHALLARMYRAVGNLDLATSEYEAALSQRPTDSILLGEMIDYYVSLKNAEAAEQAVNTALSIDEKNPSLYSVAANLYAKTGQREKALIYLDKILKRKSEFDEPFVKSARRRKALLLGTTNVYQESLNAVKLIDENLVESHDLRDLRVKMEILNRHATQDAQKQVIEILNEIDAAGQMNLQERFVLAKLYQMRGNWDAAKSQLLNLVDAAPDSEKYLAEYIDGLISQNQQRDAAPFISRLEQIAPGSMTLAMIKARMEMANDDTEAAVQELTDFLDNHPPPKYDLDLAMQIGTLYKADPQPTEELLDVFEKFVKSTDDRQAPEVLKNARELYKDKKPAEAARLAAAFTGKVVARGDLFAEETLAIAKILETLAGEEISAANEAVIKKAEEIYRDYVQLSRKPTAKFALASFYGRQKRISEALEICDQLDDGSIPVAQLIALKVALLRTGFATPEEVRRVAQSVDQAVAQDPNSIPLKLQLATLRDYQELDSEAIAAYDLILKQDPKNVLANNNLAWLLAMSTGNEQNTERALNLINEAIAVRGPVPEFLDTRATIHMIQGDATAAINDLKIAVKSTSNNKSMYYHLAQAYLLAGDFSEAKRTMLQARKLGFTPHNLHPREIEAHDQLVHDLGLEVEKK; encoded by the coding sequence ATGAAAACTCAAATTCTCGGAATTGAATCGACTTCGCACCAGACACGTCATGGACGTGTCAATGGACGACTGGTTTTGATCTTGGCGGTTGCGCTGTTGGTTTCAGGGACCGTGATTCATCTCGTGCACGGTGTGATGGTCGACCGAAACGCAAGCGACCTATATGACCGCGCCGTCCGCTTGTTGGACGAGGCAAAGGCTGACGAAACCGCCGCGCAGTCGGCCGAAGGCGAGAAACTGGAAAAGCTGGAAAAACAAGCTGCACAAAAACGCCGAGATGCGATCCGTTACCTCGGGCAGTACCTGCAACTGGAAACAGAAGATCACGAAGCTTGGTTGCTGTACGCCAAGTCCTCTGATGAATTCCAAACCGCCCCCGGTTCCCGACGGAAAGTGCACGAGCGTATCAATGCAGCTCTGCGCAAATTGGAATCCGCGATTGAAGCGGGTACCGCGACAGATGAAGTTGCCGAACAATACCAAGCTCTCCGCCGCCGCTCCATTAAAGTGGCCATGAATGTCGGAGCTTTGACGAGAGAAACCAGCCTGATCAAAATCGCTGCGAAGGACATCGAAGAACTCAACGATGAGCTCAAAAATGATGAAAACAGCGAAAATGACAATGACGCGGAATTAAAATTGTGGGCCGGAATTTGTGCCGCCCAACTACAAGAATGGAAACAAGCCGCCAGCGCATTTGACGAGGCCATCGCGCTGGACCCCAGTATGGTCGAGGCTTACAAAAACCTGATCTTGGTCATCCGAGATCACCCGCGCGAAGTCCCTTACCAGGGGTATGATCCTTCTGGAAGAACGGGAGTGACCGTCGACGAAGTAATCGCACGGCTTGGTGAAAAAATGGTGGCAAACGGCAAGCCTGCCTATCAGGCCTTTTTCACCAGAGCCGTCCTGGAACAAGAAAGTAGCGAAACAGCTGACAACGACGCACTCCGCGATGCCGACCTGGAGAAAGCCAGAAACGACATCGAAGATTCAGTCAAGCAACTGGAATCCTTGATCGCGCAACCCGAGCAAAGTATCGACGAGACAATCGATTCCCCGGAGAAGGAAATCGAACCGTTTCTGGTTGCCTCAAGAATTTACTCAACCTCCGCCAGGTATGCCAACGAACATGGAGACCGCGAGACCGCAAAGAAATACCGGGAAAAGGCGCACCAATTCGCCACCACGGTCCTTGAGCGCCAACCATCCAACCTGACCAGCTACTTATTGCTGTCGAAAAACCAACAGTCGTTACAATTTTCAAAACCGCTCGCTGAACGGGACCTTACGGCTCCGATTCAATACCTCAAAGATGGTTTGGCCCAAATCCCCGAGGGACTGCGATTCCCAACGAACGAAGAATTACGTTTGCGGTTGGAATTGGCCGAACAAATGATCCTGGCCAAGTATTGGGAGGAAGGTCCCGATTCCGCCGGTAAGAACCAAGAATTAGAAGACGCCTTCACCTCTTTAAAAGAACGTAATGCTCCCGGCAGTCACGTCGATTTTCTGCAGGCTCTGCAGCTCTACGAACAACAGGACTGGGGGAAAGCGATTCCTGCTTTGGTCGAAGCGCGAGAAGAATTGCTGGATAACAATCTTCTCTCTCTCAGAATCAACATGATGTTGGCCACCGCTTATGGCCAAACCGGCAATTTGCAATTGCAACTGCGTGCCTTGGAACGCGCCAAGGAACTCAATCCACTGATGATTGCGGTACGAGTCCAACTTGCCAACGCCTTGGCGCGGGCCGGACGTGCCGACGAGGCGATTGAGGATTTGAACCTGACAAGTATGTCTGTGGATGGAGTCGCGTCTCAGCTCGCTCGACTTTACATCCATCAAATGCAGAATCGTCCCGTACAGAGCCGCAAATGGGATGCGGTTCGTAAACAGATGACTAGAATTCTCGACCTGCTTGATAAAACGGGCCGCAAATTCTCGCCGGATTGGACCACCGTAAAAACGGCGTATGTTCATACTTATAAAAACAATGTTTCGGAATTGAGCGACACCAAACCTGAACAAGCCAAGCTAGCGCTCAATGAAGCCGAGACATTGCTCCGCGAGGCCATCGAGCAACAACCCGAGGAACCGACGTACTGGTCGGAATTGGCGAGTGTGCAATTCCTGCGAGGGTCGCTGGATAAGGATGAAGAGAAGAAACGAAGCACACAGGCTGAAGCCCTAAAAATCTTAGACGAAGCGGATGCAATATTCGGCCCCACCCCCGTCCTGCTCGCAACGCGTGCCAACGCAATAGCTCTTCTGCACGCTGATGATGAAGACAAGGCCGAAGCCCTCAAGCAAATCAACGCTTTGGGAGACGACCTGGGCGACATGAGCGACGAGGAGAAAATCCAGCTTTGGAGAGGTCTCGGTATGGCCAATCTAAGCCTCGGATCCATCGAGAACACGCGCAACTATTGGCAAAAAATCGTTGACACCAAACCATTCAACTTGGAGTTCCAACAGTTCTTGTTGCAATTGGTACTAACCGAATCCAAGTTTCTGCTCAGCAATGTTCAACCCGACCTCCCGGCTGACAAGTTGGCTGAACTGCGTACTCAATACGAGGGTCTACTCAAAGATGCGAAGCACATCGCCGCAGAAATCCGCAAAATTGAAGGCGCCGGCGGACCGAATGGTGATTTTGCTGAAGCGAACGCGATGTTGCTTGAAATTGAATTCCAGCAACGGCAATTGACCAATCAACAGATGACTGTAACTGATGAGAAACTTATTGCGCAACTGCAGCGCGTTCGAAAATTGTTACTCGCCGCCAAGAGCAAGCAGCCGCGAGACACCGAAATCCTAGCCGTATTGGGACGCGTGGAACTTGCTTTGGGCAATGAACAAGCAGCTATTGATAACTTTTTGATTGCCGTCGACCTGGGCGAGTACAACTCCCTCGTCTTGGATCAACTCATTCCGTTGCTTTCTAAATACAACCGGAACGATGAGATTCGCAGAATCGTCAATCGCGTACAAATCCGCAAACCCGAAGTGCTCACGCCGGGTAACGGGTCCGGCTCGGGCAACCGCCTGGGAGCATACGGAGCACAGGCGTTCATGCAACTCGGGGACTATGCTGACGCCATTGACCTCCTCAAGAAAATCTCACCCGACCAGGAGAACAACGCCAATTATCACCTCCGCATCGGGCAAATCAATCTGATGGAGGCGCGCAGCAAAAAACGCGTCGACAAAGACACTGAAATCGAGCCGCATTTCCGCAAAGCGGTTGAAATCGCTCCTCAGGATCCCAAAGCACGTCTGGCACTGATCGCTTACCTGCTGGAGGCCAACCGCCGCGAGGATGCGGTGCTGGAAGTCGAGAAAGCAAAAACCAACCTGGGCAGTGAAGACAATCATGCACTGTTAGCCAGAATGTATCGCGCCGTCGGAAACCTGGACTTAGCGACCAGCGAATACGAAGCCGCACTCAGCCAACGCCCCACCGATAGCATTCTGCTGGGCGAAATGATTGACTACTACGTCAGCCTGAAAAATGCCGAGGCTGCCGAACAAGCCGTTAACACGGCCCTCTCTATCGACGAGAAAAACCCAAGCTTATACAGCGTCGCCGCCAATCTGTATGCAAAAACCGGACAACGTGAAAAGGCGTTGATCTACCTGGACAAAATCCTCAAGCGCAAATCGGAATTTGACGAACCATTCGTCAAATCCGCCCGCCGACGAAAAGCATTACTACTAGGGACGACAAACGTCTACCAGGAAAGCTTAAATGCTGTGAAGCTTATCGATGAAAACCTCGTCGAGTCACACGATCTCAGAGATTTGCGCGTCAAAATGGAAATCTTGAATCGCCATGCTACGCAAGACGCACAAAAACAAGTGATTGAAATTCTCAACGAAATTGATGCCGCTGGTCAAATGAATCTGCAGGAACGATTCGTCTTGGCCAAGCTGTACCAGATGCGCGGCAACTGGGATGCTGCTAAAAGTCAACTGCTCAATTTGGTAGATGCCGCCCCGGATTCGGAAAAATACCTTGCCGAATACATTGATGGATTGATCAGCCAAAACCAACAACGAGATGCCGCTCCCTTCATTTCACGGTTGGAGCAAATCGCGCCCGGTTCGATGACGTTGGCCATGATCAAAGCCCGTATGGAAATGGCCAACGATGATACAGAAGCTGCTGTGCAGGAGCTCACAGACTTTTTAGACAACCATCCGCCCCCCAAGTACGACCTCGATTTAGCCATGCAGATCGGCACACTCTACAAGGCCGATCCCCAGCCGACCGAAGAATTGCTTGACGTCTTCGAAAAATTCGTAAAGTCAACAGACGATCGCCAAGCTCCCGAGGTGCTGAAAAACGCCCGCGAACTTTACAAAGATAAAAAGCCGGCAGAAGCCGCCCGTCTCGCCGCTGCGTTCACAGGCAAGGTCGTCGCACGGGGAGATTTATTCGCCGAAGAAACATTAGCGATCGCTAAAATATTGGAGACCCTGGCAGGCGAGGAAATTTCCGCTGCCAACGAAGCTGTCATCAAGAAAGCTGAAGAAATCTACCGCGACTATGTACAACTGTCGCGAAAACCAACTGCCAAATTTGCCCTGGCTAGCTTTTATGGCCGACAGAAACGCATTTCTGAAGCACTCGAGATTTGTGACCAACTTGATGACGGCAGTATCCCTGTTGCCCAATTGATTGCCTTGAAAGTCGCGCTACTACGCACTGGGTTCGCTACGCCTGAAGAGGTTCGTCGTGTCGCCCAAAGTGTGGACCAGGCCGTGGCCCAAGACCCAAACTCGATTCCCCTCAAGCTGCAGCTTGCCACGTTACGGGACTACCAAGAACTCGATAGCGAAGCCATCGCCGCTTATGATCTGATTCTCAAACAAGATCCCAAAAATGTGCTAGCGAACAACAACCTCGCTTGGTTGCTCGCCATGAGTACCGGCAATGAACAAAACACCGAGAGAGCCCTGAATTTGATTAATGAAGCCATTGCGGTTCGCGGTCCGGTGCCCGAATTCCTCGACACGCGTGCGACAATTCATATGATTCAAGGAGACGCGACCGCAGCGATTAACGACCTGAAAATCGCGGTCAAATCAACGTCCAACAACAAATCGATGTACTACCACCTCGCGCAAGCCTATTTGCTGGCCGGCGATTTTTCTGAAGCAAAACGGACCATGTTGCAAGCGCGCAAACTGGGATTCACCCCCCACAACCTGCATCCTCGTGAAATCGAAGCGCATGACCAACTCGTCCACGACTTGGGCCTAGAGGTCGAGAAAAAATAA